In the genome of Phormidium ambiguum IAM M-71, the window AGGCAAAACGATTATCACAGGATTACAACACCTCGATCGAGGTTATGAAAATCTAGAGATGAAACTGCAAAATGTTGGTGCCCGTTTACGTCGGATTCAAATGGAAGGCGAGACGGAAACTGAATCAGCAGAAGCTAATCCAACTACTGTAGTTGGATAAAAGTTGGTTCTTCAAGCAAAAAAACTAAAGTATAAGGGTAGCTTTTGAAAGCTACCCTTATACTTTCAGGTAGATAAGCACAGGCAAAATTTGTGAGAATAAGATAGAAATAACTTATCGGTTTCAGATGTCTTTAGGAACAGTTGTGTTTTTCCCATAAGACATATTTATAAATAAATTTTGTTGTTTACAAACAAGTTTGCCTCATGTTTTCCCCAAAAACTACATTACTCGGTTTAAAAGCAGATCATTTTCGTCATCCTCTAGATTTGGAGGCGACTCAGGCGATTAAGCAGTTACCTGGCATAGATTTGCTGGTAAGAAATTTACTAGGCCCGGTGGCTGAGCAGTTTTTTTATTTAGAAAATATTGCGGCTAGCATTTTAGTTAGTGAAAAACAGTTGCCAGAATTTCACCAGATGCTGTTAGAAGCTTGTCAAGTTCTGGATATGGAATTACCACAGCTTTATATTCGCCAGCATCCAGTACCGAATGCTTATACTTTTGCGATGCGCGGAAAGCAACCGTTTATTGTGGTACACACTTCTTTGCTGGAGTTGCTTTCACCACCGGAAATTCAAGCGGTAATTGCTCATGAGTTGGGACATTTGAAGTGCGATCATGGGGTTTATTTGACGATCGCCAACATTATAGTTTTAGCAGCAGCACAGTTACCTAATTGGGGCGCGGTTTTAGCTCAAGGCTTACAGCAGCAAATGTTACAGTGGCTAAGATGCGCGGA includes:
- a CDS encoding M48 family metallopeptidase, with protein sequence MFSPKTTLLGLKADHFRHPLDLEATQAIKQLPGIDLLVRNLLGPVAEQFFYLENIAASILVSEKQLPEFHQMLLEACQVLDMELPQLYIRQHPVPNAYTFAMRGKQPFIVVHTSLLELLSPPEIQAVIAHELGHLKCDHGVYLTIANIIVLAAAQLPNWGAVLAQGLQQQMLQWLRCAEFTCDRAALLATQDPRVVSSLLMKLAGGSPSLASQLNLDAFLAQARAYDDISNSEIGQMLKEAHTVNLTHPVPVLRAREIDRWASSKEYQGLLKGDTMRYSNKAESKGGWRNW